A single genomic interval of Nonomuraea rubra harbors:
- a CDS encoding DUF389 domain-containing protein: MLHLRLIIPPARTDEAIGVLEGCPGVTNLVVLPGAAREPLGDVILCDSARESANEVLSKLKWLETEGSIAVEQVDLSLSKVADEAVEEAPGEPDDAVVWEDLAQKVSTDSRVTWAYLAFLAIATQLAGIGVLQNSPILIVGAMVLGPEFGAVTAICFGLLQRRGHLIVTALRTLVIGFLVAIAITYVCALVSHWWGWIDYHNLDSNVEVQFIVKPDRWSFIVALLAGAAGVLSITAGKSSALVGVFISVTTVPAAGYVAVAAAVSDWKEVAPSVSQLGVNILGMVISGTVTLVVQRKFWPQVGRRSSI; this comes from the coding sequence GTGCTTCATCTGCGACTGATCATCCCTCCCGCCCGCACCGACGAGGCGATCGGGGTGCTGGAGGGCTGCCCGGGCGTCACCAACCTCGTGGTGCTGCCCGGCGCGGCCCGCGAGCCGCTGGGCGACGTGATCCTCTGCGACTCGGCCAGGGAGTCGGCCAACGAGGTGCTGAGCAAGCTCAAGTGGCTGGAGACCGAGGGCTCCATCGCCGTCGAGCAGGTCGATCTCTCGCTGTCCAAGGTGGCGGACGAGGCGGTCGAGGAGGCGCCCGGCGAGCCCGACGACGCGGTGGTCTGGGAGGATCTGGCGCAGAAGGTCTCCACCGATTCCCGGGTGACCTGGGCCTACCTGGCCTTCCTCGCCATCGCCACCCAGCTCGCGGGCATCGGCGTGCTGCAAAACTCGCCCATCCTGATCGTCGGCGCGATGGTCCTGGGGCCCGAGTTCGGTGCGGTGACCGCCATCTGCTTCGGCCTGCTGCAGCGCAGGGGGCACCTGATCGTGACCGCGTTGCGGACGCTGGTCATCGGGTTCCTGGTGGCCATCGCGATCACGTACGTGTGCGCGCTCGTCTCCCACTGGTGGGGCTGGATCGACTACCACAACCTCGACTCGAACGTGGAGGTCCAGTTCATCGTGAAGCCGGACCGCTGGTCGTTCATCGTGGCGCTGCTGGCGGGCGCGGCCGGGGTGCTGTCGATCACGGCGGGCAAGTCGTCGGCCCTGGTCGGCGTCTTCATCTCGGTCACCACGGTGCCCGCGGCCGGCTACGTGGCCGTCGCGGCGGCGGTGTCCGACTGGAAGGAGGTCGCGCCCTCCGTCTCCCAGCTCGGCGTCAACATCCTGGGGATGGTCATCTCGGGCACGGTCACCCTCGTGGTCCAGCGGAAATTCTGGCCTCAAGTAGGACGCCGTTCATCCATATGA
- a CDS encoding ABC transporter ATP-binding protein codes for MHILATEGLTKRFPTVTAVDQLTVTVGPGVTGLVGANGAGKSTLIKILLGLLPPSGGSARVLDLDVTAQGAEIRRLVGYMPEHECLPPDVSATELVVHLARMSGLPRTAARERAADVLRHVGLAEERYRPVGGYSTGMKQRVKLAQALVHDPKLIFLDEPTNGLDPRGRDEMLALIRRIGTEFGISVLVTSHLLGELERICDHVVVIDAGRLLRSSGIGEFTQATQTVTVEVDEGLDELAARLSAGGQTVSRQGRMLVVKVLGPETFDTIRDATAELDLALIRLEQGRHRIEDVFREEVAHV; via the coding sequence ATGCACATCCTCGCCACCGAGGGGCTGACCAAGCGGTTCCCCACCGTCACCGCGGTCGACCAGCTCACGGTCACCGTGGGACCCGGCGTGACCGGGCTGGTCGGCGCGAACGGCGCGGGCAAGTCGACGTTGATCAAGATCCTGCTCGGCCTGCTGCCGCCGTCCGGCGGCAGCGCGCGCGTGCTGGATCTGGACGTCACCGCCCAGGGCGCCGAGATCCGCCGGCTCGTCGGCTACATGCCCGAGCACGAATGCCTGCCCCCCGACGTCTCCGCCACCGAACTGGTCGTCCACCTCGCCCGGATGTCCGGCCTGCCGCGCACCGCGGCCCGCGAGCGCGCCGCCGACGTGCTGCGCCACGTGGGCCTGGCCGAAGAGCGCTACCGCCCTGTAGGCGGTTACTCGACCGGCATGAAGCAGCGGGTCAAGCTGGCCCAGGCGCTCGTCCACGACCCCAAGCTGATCTTCCTCGACGAGCCGACCAACGGCCTCGACCCGCGCGGCCGCGACGAGATGCTCGCGCTGATCAGGCGCATCGGCACCGAGTTCGGCATCAGCGTGCTGGTCACCTCCCACCTGCTCGGCGAGCTGGAGCGCATCTGCGACCACGTCGTCGTCATCGACGCGGGGCGGTTGCTGCGCTCGTCGGGGATCGGCGAGTTCACGCAGGCCACGCAGACGGTGACGGTCGAGGTGGACGAGGGCCTCGACGAGCTGGCCGCCAGGCTGTCGGCCGGCGGGCAGACCGTCTCGCGGCAGGGCCGCATGCTGGTGGTCAAGGTGCTGGGGCCCGAGACGTTCGACACGATCCGCGACGCCACGGCCGAGCTGGACCTGGCCCTCATCCGTCTCGAACAGGGACGCCACCGCATCGAGGACGTCTTCAGGGAGGAGGTGGCGCATGTCTGA
- a CDS encoding ABC transporter permease, translating to MSEIYDIGYRHYDGPRLGRGYSTRALAVHSLRGVFGLGRPARSKIVPFALAAIMILPSVVGIAMMALIQQRGIPYSGFAVVMQAVVAIFLAAQAPTVVAPDLRYRVLPLYLSRPVAITEYVGAKVAAMTVAVFALIGVPLTVTFLGELIVDMPGPPATGEYLGAMLMALMLALLLSVFGLALASFTPRRGLGVASVITVYLLSFASVPIVYGTLYSSGNESAAVWAWLASPFWLVDSVQHNLLGTPRHSIEDAPYPGGAASVAVLVVLLAAGLAALALRYRKAAAR from the coding sequence ATGTCTGAGATCTACGACATCGGCTACCGCCACTACGACGGCCCCCGGCTCGGCCGCGGCTACTCGACCAGAGCGCTGGCCGTCCACAGCCTGCGCGGCGTCTTCGGCCTCGGCCGCCCGGCCCGCAGCAAGATCGTGCCGTTCGCGCTGGCCGCGATCATGATCCTGCCCTCCGTCGTGGGCATCGCCATGATGGCCCTGATCCAGCAGCGCGGCATCCCCTACAGCGGCTTCGCGGTCGTCATGCAGGCCGTGGTCGCGATCTTCCTGGCCGCGCAGGCCCCCACGGTGGTCGCGCCCGACCTGCGCTACCGCGTGCTGCCGCTCTACCTGTCGCGGCCCGTCGCGATCACCGAGTACGTCGGCGCCAAGGTGGCGGCGATGACCGTGGCGGTGTTCGCGCTGATCGGGGTGCCGCTGACGGTGACCTTCCTGGGCGAGCTGATCGTGGACATGCCGGGTCCGCCGGCCACCGGCGAGTACCTCGGCGCCATGCTGATGGCCCTGATGCTGGCGCTGCTGCTGTCGGTGTTCGGGCTGGCGCTGGCCTCGTTCACGCCGCGGCGCGGGCTCGGCGTGGCCTCGGTGATCACGGTCTACCTGCTGTCGTTCGCCTCGGTCCCGATCGTCTACGGCACCCTGTACTCGTCGGGCAACGAGTCCGCGGCCGTCTGGGCCTGGCTGGCGAGCCCGTTCTGGCTGGTCGACTCCGTGCAGCACAACCTGCTCGGCACCCCGCGGCACTCCATCGAGGACGCCCCGTACCCGGGCGGCGCCGCCTCGGTCGCCGTCCTGGTGGTGCTGCTCGCCGCCGGCCTGGCCGCCCTCGCACTGCGCTACAGGAAGGCGGCCGCGCGATGA
- a CDS encoding ABC transporter ATP-binding protein, with the protein MKIELSQVSRWYGNVVAVNDVTMTIGPGVTGLLGPNGAGKSTLLHMMAGFLSPSGGTVTLDGTTVWKNHHIYRNIGLVPEKEGVYGFLTGWQFVLSAARLHSLPDPVEAARKALATVEMEEPKDRRVETYSKGMRQRVKVAAALVHDPPVLLLDEPFNGMDPRQRLHLMDLIRSMGTAGKTILFSSHILEEVERVAQHIEVLVAGRHAASGNFREIRRLMTDRPHLFMIRSSDDRRLAAALVRDASTGGITLRPEGLEVQATEFRRFARLLPRVAQEEGVRLHQVSPADEDLESVFSYLINRST; encoded by the coding sequence ATGAAGATCGAGCTCTCGCAGGTGTCCCGCTGGTACGGCAACGTGGTGGCGGTCAACGACGTCACGATGACCATCGGGCCCGGCGTCACGGGCCTGCTCGGGCCGAACGGCGCGGGCAAGTCGACGCTGCTGCACATGATGGCCGGCTTCCTGTCCCCGTCGGGCGGCACCGTCACGCTGGACGGCACCACCGTGTGGAAGAACCACCACATCTACCGAAATATCGGCCTAGTGCCGGAGAAGGAGGGCGTCTACGGCTTCCTGACCGGCTGGCAGTTCGTCCTGTCCGCCGCCCGGCTGCACAGCCTGCCCGACCCGGTCGAGGCCGCCCGCAAGGCCCTGGCCACGGTGGAGATGGAGGAGCCGAAGGACCGGCGCGTCGAGACGTACTCGAAGGGCATGCGCCAGCGCGTCAAGGTCGCCGCCGCGCTCGTCCACGACCCGCCCGTCCTCCTGCTGGACGAGCCGTTCAACGGCATGGACCCGCGCCAGCGCCTGCACCTCATGGACCTGATCCGCTCGATGGGCACGGCGGGCAAGACGATCCTGTTCAGCTCGCACATCCTGGAGGAGGTCGAGCGGGTCGCCCAGCACATCGAGGTGCTGGTCGCGGGACGGCACGCCGCGTCGGGCAACTTCCGCGAGATCAGGCGGCTGATGACCGACCGGCCCCACCTGTTCATGATCCGCTCCAGCGACGACAGGAGGCTCGCCGCCGCCCTCGTCCGCGACGCCTCGACCGGCGGCATCACGCTGCGCCCAGAGGGCCTGGAGGTCCAGGCCACCGAGTTCCGCCGGTTCGCCCGCCTCCTGCCCCGCGTGGCGCAGGAGGAGGGCGTCCGCCTCCACCAGGTCTCCCCGGCGGACGAGGACCTGGAGAGCGTCTTCTCCTACCTGATCAACAGGAGCACCTGA
- a CDS encoding ABC transporter permease subunit, whose protein sequence is MNTVVAGITYRALLGRRRIILLLLLPLALIALAVLFRVVGSGDQRSAVMLLQSFAISTMLPLLGLIAGTGVIAPEIDDGTIIHLMSKPISRPVIIQTKFLVAASLLAVFGAVPTYVAGWLLIGSEDGIATGFAVGTLVAGIAYAAVFLLLGVVTRHAVTIGIIYALVWESLVGNLIPGARKFSIQYWGQSIADQFSDSPFFQADVTLGFAIPALLVVTVGAVFWAGQRLRVFSLTGDE, encoded by the coding sequence ATGAACACCGTGGTAGCGGGCATCACGTACCGCGCCCTGCTGGGCCGCCGGCGCATCATCCTGCTCCTGCTGCTCCCGCTCGCCCTGATCGCGCTGGCGGTGCTGTTCCGCGTCGTCGGCAGCGGGGACCAGCGCTCGGCCGTCATGCTGCTGCAGAGCTTCGCCATCAGCACCATGCTGCCGCTGCTCGGCCTGATCGCCGGCACCGGCGTCATCGCCCCGGAGATCGACGACGGCACCATCATCCACCTGATGTCCAAGCCGATCTCGCGCCCGGTCATCATCCAGACGAAGTTCCTGGTCGCGGCCTCGCTGCTGGCCGTGTTCGGGGCGGTGCCCACCTACGTCGCGGGCTGGCTGCTGATCGGCTCGGAGGACGGCATCGCGACCGGGTTCGCGGTGGGCACCCTGGTCGCCGGCATCGCCTACGCCGCCGTCTTCCTGCTGCTCGGCGTCGTCACCCGGCACGCGGTCACGATCGGCATCATCTACGCGCTGGTCTGGGAGAGCCTGGTGGGCAACCTCATCCCGGGCGCCCGCAAGTTCTCCATCCAGTACTGGGGGCAGTCGATCGCCGACCAGTTCAGCGACTCGCCGTTCTTCCAGGCCGACGTCACGCTCGGCTTCGCCATCCCGGCGCTGCTCGTGGTCACCGTCGGCGCGGTCTTCTGGGCCGGCCAGCGCCTGCGCGTCTTCTCGCTCACGGGCGACGAGTAG
- the glmM gene encoding phosphoglucosamine mutase, translating into MARLFGTDGVRGVAGRDLTAELAMDLSVAAAHVLGDAGAFAATGRRPVAVVGRDPRASGEFLEAAVVAGLAASGVDVLRLGVLPTPAVAHLTAALGADLGVMLSASHNPAPDNGIKFLARGGFKLSDAVEDEIERRLGEEWSFPVGSGVGRVRDAYGEADRYISHVLTTMSASLDGLNIVVDCAHGAAHMVAPEALLRAGARVEAIGARPDGLNINAGHGSTHLDKLQQVVISRGADLGVAYDGDADRCLAVDHTGAIIDGDHIMAILAAAMHGEGTLAKDTVVATVMSNLGFKLAMRGAGITVVETAVGDRYVLERMKSDGFNLGGEQSGHVIMLDHATTGDGLLTSLHLLGVMAKSGVPLKELAAVMTPLPQILINVKDVDKGKASVPELVAAVAEAEAELGETGRVLIRPSGTEPMIRVMVEAASEEHATQVAGRLADVVRTACV; encoded by the coding sequence TTGGCGCGCCTTTTCGGCACCGACGGGGTACGTGGGGTCGCTGGTCGCGACCTCACGGCGGAGCTCGCCATGGATCTGTCCGTGGCGGCGGCGCACGTCCTCGGCGATGCAGGCGCGTTCGCCGCTACCGGACGCCGTCCGGTGGCGGTCGTGGGCCGGGACCCGCGTGCCTCGGGAGAGTTTCTCGAGGCCGCCGTGGTCGCCGGCCTCGCGGCGTCTGGAGTGGATGTGCTGCGCCTCGGCGTGCTGCCCACCCCGGCCGTCGCCCACCTCACCGCCGCGCTCGGCGCCGATCTCGGGGTCATGCTGTCGGCCTCGCACAACCCGGCGCCCGACAACGGCATCAAGTTCCTGGCGCGCGGCGGCTTCAAGCTGTCCGACGCCGTCGAGGACGAGATCGAGCGCCGGCTCGGTGAGGAGTGGAGCTTCCCCGTCGGCTCCGGCGTCGGCCGCGTGCGCGACGCGTACGGGGAGGCGGACCGGTACATCTCCCACGTGCTGACCACGATGAGCGCGTCCCTGGACGGGCTGAACATCGTGGTCGACTGCGCACACGGGGCCGCCCACATGGTGGCACCGGAGGCGCTGCTGCGCGCGGGCGCCAGGGTCGAGGCGATCGGCGCCAGGCCCGACGGCCTGAACATCAACGCCGGCCACGGCTCGACCCACCTGGACAAGCTCCAGCAGGTCGTCATCTCGCGCGGGGCCGACCTGGGTGTGGCCTACGACGGCGACGCCGACCGCTGCCTGGCGGTGGACCACACGGGCGCGATCATCGACGGCGACCACATCATGGCCATCCTCGCCGCCGCCATGCACGGCGAGGGCACGCTGGCCAAGGACACCGTCGTCGCCACCGTGATGTCCAACCTGGGCTTCAAGCTCGCGATGCGCGGCGCGGGGATCACCGTGGTGGAGACCGCGGTGGGCGACCGCTACGTGCTGGAGCGGATGAAGTCCGACGGCTTCAACCTGGGCGGCGAGCAGTCGGGGCACGTCATCATGCTCGACCACGCCACCACGGGCGACGGCCTGCTCACCTCGCTGCACCTGCTGGGCGTGATGGCCAAGTCGGGCGTGCCGCTGAAGGAGCTGGCCGCGGTGATGACGCCGCTGCCGCAGATCCTGATCAACGTCAAGGACGTGGACAAGGGCAAGGCCTCGGTGCCCGAGCTCGTCGCCGCCGTCGCCGAGGCGGAGGCCGAGCTGGGCGAGACCGGCCGGGTGCTGATCCGGCCGAGCGGAACCGAGCCGATGATCCGGGTCATGGTGGAGGCCGCTTCCGAGGAGCACGCCACCCAGGTGGCGGGGCGGCTGGCCGACGTCGTGCGTACGGCCTGCGTCTGA
- the rpsI gene encoding 30S ribosomal protein S9 yields the protein MAEPTGVETAVETAELEDFSGEDFPSEYTTESAASADAPVRKPVTTGNSYGTGRRKEAIARVRIVPGTGKWTINGRSLDVYFPNKVHQQIVNEPFVVLGAEEAFDVIARIDGGGVTGQAGALRMGLSRALAILDVEVNRPPLKKAGFLTRDARATERKKYGLKKARKAPQYSKR from the coding sequence GTGGCTGAGCCCACCGGTGTCGAGACGGCCGTAGAGACGGCCGAGCTGGAGGACTTCTCCGGCGAGGACTTCCCGTCCGAATACACCACCGAGTCCGCCGCCAGCGCCGACGCTCCCGTGCGCAAGCCCGTCACCACGGGCAACTCGTACGGCACCGGCCGCCGCAAGGAGGCGATCGCCCGCGTGCGCATCGTCCCCGGCACCGGCAAGTGGACGATCAACGGTCGTTCGCTGGACGTCTACTTCCCGAACAAGGTCCACCAGCAGATCGTCAACGAGCCCTTCGTGGTGCTCGGCGCCGAGGAGGCGTTCGACGTCATCGCCCGCATCGACGGCGGCGGCGTCACCGGCCAGGCCGGCGCGCTGCGCATGGGCCTGTCCCGCGCCCTGGCGATCCTGGACGTCGAGGTCAACCGCCCGCCGCTGAAGAAGGCCGGCTTCCTCACCCGTGACGCCCGCGCCACGGAGCGGAAGAAGTACGGCCTCAAGAAGGCCCGTAAGGCTCCGCAGTACAGCAAGCGCTAA
- the rplM gene encoding 50S ribosomal protein L13 encodes MRTYSPKPADVQRQWYVIDATDVVLGRLASHVATLLRGKHKPIFANHVDTGDFVIVINADKIALSGNKREQKKAYRHSGYPGGLRSVSYGELMDKRPDKAVEKAVKGMLPKNSLGRKMAKKLKVYAGSEHPHQAQQPVPFEITQIAQ; translated from the coding sequence GTGCGCACGTACTCACCGAAGCCCGCCGACGTCCAGCGTCAGTGGTACGTCATCGACGCGACCGATGTCGTGCTGGGCCGGCTGGCCAGCCACGTCGCGACCCTGCTCCGCGGCAAGCACAAGCCGATCTTCGCGAACCACGTCGACACCGGTGACTTCGTCATCGTCATCAACGCCGACAAGATCGCGCTGAGCGGTAACAAGCGTGAGCAGAAGAAGGCGTACCGCCACTCGGGCTACCCGGGCGGTCTGCGTTCCGTCAGCTATGGCGAGCTCATGGACAAGCGCCCCGACAAGGCCGTCGAGAAGGCCGTGAAGGGCATGCTGCCGAAGAACTCCCTCGGTCGGAAGATGGCCAAGAAGCTGAAGGTCTACGCGGGTTCCGAGCACCCGCACCAGGCCCAGCAGCCGGTGCCGTTCGAGATCACCCAGATCGCCCAGTAG
- a CDS encoding CAP domain-containing protein, with the protein MGLLTCLLAVLFTGVLIGRLTNGPEPAPHVYLNETVPPAAATANPAPTAARKAQPQAERIPRGITTKQSARDPATPKPTRTPKDQIDGFNTHDDPAVLADPHDDEVRVITGLASRVVTLTNSARARRGCGPLRVDTSLTRSARAHSLEMARTGRLSHNSPDGASPWERMERAGYRWGSAENIGAGYVTAEEAMDGWMASRDHRTNILDCDLKAIGVGVASGPGGPWWTQDFGTQ; encoded by the coding sequence TTGGGTCTGCTGACCTGCCTCTTGGCCGTGCTCTTCACCGGCGTGCTCATCGGCCGGCTGACCAACGGTCCCGAGCCCGCCCCCCACGTCTACCTGAACGAGACCGTCCCGCCCGCCGCCGCCACCGCCAACCCCGCGCCCACGGCGGCCAGGAAGGCACAGCCCCAGGCCGAGCGCATCCCCCGCGGCATCACCACGAAGCAGTCGGCCCGCGACCCGGCCACCCCCAAGCCGACCAGGACTCCCAAGGACCAGATCGACGGCTTCAACACGCACGACGACCCCGCGGTGCTCGCCGACCCCCACGACGACGAGGTGCGGGTCATCACGGGCCTGGCCTCCAGGGTCGTCACCCTGACCAACTCCGCCCGGGCGCGGCGCGGCTGCGGGCCGCTGCGGGTGGACACCTCGCTCACCCGCTCCGCGCGTGCGCACTCGCTCGAGATGGCCCGTACGGGGCGGCTGTCGCACAACTCCCCCGACGGCGCCTCACCCTGGGAACGGATGGAGCGCGCCGGATACCGCTGGGGCTCCGCCGAGAACATCGGCGCCGGATACGTCACCGCCGAAGAGGCGATGGACGGCTGGATGGCCAGCCGCGACCACCGCACGAACATCCTGGACTGCGACCTGAAAGCCATCGGCGTCGGCGTCGCCTCGGGCCCGGGCGGACCATGGTGGACTCAGGACTTCGGAACCCAATGA
- the truA gene encoding tRNA pseudouridine(38-40) synthase TruA, with the protein MVRLRLDLAYDGTGFSGWARQPGLRTVQGEIEQALGRILRLDGPAMLTVAGRTDAGVHARGQVAHVDVPEAALGELDGNRGRLGVDERLAALVRRLGGVLEPDVRIYRVSVAPEGFDARFSAMFRRYAYRVGDAPGGVDPLRRREVVWHNRPLDLGAMNAAASRLIGEHDFAAFCKKREGATTIRELQRLDWARQPDGVLEATVVADAFCHSMVRALVGSLLAAGDGRRPVEWPGQVLTAAVRDSGVHVAPAHGLCLEEVGYPPEPELAARARATRRVRTAASALGDAALEHE; encoded by the coding sequence GTGGTACGGCTCCGCCTCGATCTCGCGTACGACGGGACCGGCTTCTCCGGATGGGCCAGGCAGCCGGGGCTGCGTACGGTCCAGGGGGAGATCGAGCAGGCGCTCGGCCGGATCCTGCGGCTCGACGGGCCCGCCATGCTGACCGTGGCCGGGCGTACCGACGCCGGGGTGCACGCGCGGGGGCAGGTGGCCCACGTGGACGTGCCGGAGGCGGCGCTGGGGGAGCTCGACGGGAACCGGGGGCGCCTGGGCGTCGATGAGCGGCTCGCTGCGCTCGTGAGACGGCTCGGCGGGGTCCTGGAGCCAGATGTACGGATTTATCGGGTCTCGGTGGCTCCTGAGGGCTTTGACGCACGGTTCTCCGCGATGTTCCGGCGGTACGCGTACCGGGTGGGTGACGCTCCCGGCGGCGTCGACCCGCTGCGGCGGCGCGAGGTGGTCTGGCACAACCGGCCCCTCGACCTCGGGGCGATGAACGCGGCCGCGTCGCGACTGATCGGCGAGCACGACTTCGCGGCATTCTGCAAGAAGCGCGAGGGCGCCACGACGATCAGGGAGCTGCAGCGGCTGGACTGGGCCCGGCAGCCGGACGGGGTGCTGGAGGCCACCGTGGTGGCCGACGCGTTCTGCCACTCGATGGTGCGGGCGCTGGTCGGGTCGCTGCTGGCGGCCGGTGACGGGCGGCGGCCCGTGGAGTGGCCCGGGCAGGTGCTGACGGCGGCCGTACGGGACTCCGGGGTGCACGTCGCGCCCGCGCACGGGCTGTGCCTGGAAGAGGTCGGATACCCGCCGGAGCCGGAGCTCGCCGCGCGGGCGCGGGCCACGCGGCGAGTGCGGACGGCGGCCTCAGCCCTTGGTGATGCGGCGCTCGAGCACGAGTGA
- the rplQ gene encoding 50S ribosomal protein L17, whose amino-acid sequence MPKPTKGARLGGSPAHERLILANLATDLFRHGKIRTTVAKAKRLRPLAERLITKAKKGDIHNRRQVLTVVRDKGVVHHLFTELAVTFAERPGGYTRITKIGPRKGDNAPMAVIELVTEPLGGVTTRRTEAPAAAPAAAPAEEETKAEAAEEAPEAAAAEETKAEAAEAPAEGAEAPEAKKDEA is encoded by the coding sequence ATGCCCAAGCCCACCAAGGGTGCACGTCTTGGCGGCAGCCCGGCGCACGAGCGGCTGATCCTGGCCAACCTGGCCACGGACCTGTTCCGCCACGGCAAGATCCGCACGACGGTCGCCAAGGCCAAGCGCCTGCGCCCGCTGGCGGAGCGCCTGATCACCAAGGCGAAGAAGGGCGACATCCACAACCGGCGTCAGGTCCTGACCGTCGTTCGGGACAAGGGCGTCGTGCACCACCTGTTCACCGAGCTCGCGGTGACGTTCGCCGAGCGGCCCGGTGGCTACACCCGTATCACCAAGATCGGCCCGCGTAAGGGCGACAACGCCCCGATGGCGGTCATCGAGCTGGTGACCGAGCCGCTGGGCGGCGTCACCACCCGCCGCACCGAGGCCCCGGCTGCTGCTCCGGCCGCCGCCCCGGCCGAGGAGGAGACCAAGGCCGAGGCCGCTGAGGAGGCCCCCGAGGCCGCCGCCGCTGAGGAGACCAAGGCGGAGGCCGCCGAGGCTCCCGCCGAGGGCGCCGAGGCTCCTGAGGCGAAGAAGGACGAGGCCTGA
- a CDS encoding DNA-directed RNA polymerase subunit alpha: protein MLIAQRPTLLEESIDETRSRFVIEPLEPGFGYTIGNSLRRTLLSSIPGAAVTSIRIEGVLHEFSTVPGVKEDVTDIILNLKELVVSSEHDEPVVMYLRKQGPGEVTAADIAPPAGVEVHNPELRIATLNGKAKLEMELTVERGRGYVSAAQNKQPGQEIGRIPIDSIYSPVLKVTYKVEATRVEQRTDFDRLILDVETKPAMKPRDAVASAGKTLVELFGLARELNVEAEGIDIGPSPTDAALAADLALPIEELNLTVRSYNCLKREGIHTVGELVARSEQDLLDIRNFGAKSIEEVKQKLHEMSLALKDSPPGFDPSAVAGGGYDDDDSAYVETEQY from the coding sequence ATGCTGATCGCTCAGCGTCCGACTCTTCTCGAAGAGTCGATCGACGAGACCCGGTCCCGGTTCGTCATCGAGCCGCTGGAGCCGGGCTTCGGTTACACCATCGGCAACTCTCTGCGCCGCACGCTGCTGTCGTCCATCCCGGGCGCGGCCGTGACGAGCATCCGCATCGAGGGCGTGCTGCACGAGTTCTCGACCGTTCCCGGGGTCAAGGAAGACGTCACCGACATCATCCTCAACCTCAAGGAGCTGGTCGTCTCCTCCGAGCACGACGAGCCGGTCGTGATGTACCTGCGCAAGCAGGGCCCGGGCGAGGTCACCGCCGCCGACATCGCGCCTCCGGCCGGTGTCGAGGTGCACAACCCCGAGCTGCGCATCGCCACGCTGAACGGCAAGGCGAAGCTGGAGATGGAGCTGACCGTCGAGCGCGGTCGCGGCTACGTCTCCGCCGCGCAGAACAAGCAGCCGGGCCAGGAGATCGGCCGGATCCCGATCGACTCGATCTACTCCCCGGTCCTCAAGGTCACCTACAAGGTCGAGGCGACCCGAGTCGAGCAGCGCACCGACTTCGACCGCCTCATCCTCGACGTCGAGACCAAGCCGGCCATGAAGCCCCGCGACGCGGTGGCCTCCGCCGGTAAGACCCTCGTCGAGCTCTTCGGCCTGGCCCGCGAGCTCAACGTCGAGGCCGAGGGCATCGACATCGGCCCGTCGCCGACCGACGCCGCCCTCGCGGCCGACCTGGCGCTGCCGATCGAGGAGCTGAACCTCACGGTCCGCTCCTACAACTGCCTCAAGCGCGAGGGCATCCACACCGTGGGTGAGCTCGTCGCCCGCAGCGAGCAGGACCTGCTCGACATCCGCAACTTCGGCGCCAAGTCGATCGAAGAGGTCAAGCAGAAGCTGCACGAGATGTCGCTGGCGCTCAAGGACTCCCCGCCCGGGTTCGACCCGAGCGCGGTGGCCGGCGGCGGCTACGACGACGACGACAGCGCGTACGTCGAGACCGAGCAGTACTGA
- the rpsD gene encoding 30S ribosomal protein S4 has translation MARYTGADCKLCRREKTKLFLKGSKCESAKCPIEIRPYPPGEHGRGRPKESEYQLQLREKQKTRRIYGVLEKQFANYYEEATRKTGKTGEVLLQILESRLDNVVYRAGFAQSRDAARQQVRHGHITVNGKKVDIPSYRVREHDIIEVRETKRNLLPYEVARATAGERTVPAWLGVVPEKLRVLVHQLPVRQQIDTQVQEQLIVELYSK, from the coding sequence ATGGCTCGTTACACGGGCGCGGACTGCAAGCTCTGCCGTCGCGAGAAGACCAAGCTCTTCCTCAAGGGCAGCAAGTGCGAATCCGCCAAGTGCCCCATCGAGATCCGTCCTTACCCGCCGGGTGAGCACGGCCGCGGACGCCCCAAGGAGTCCGAGTACCAGCTTCAGCTTCGTGAGAAGCAGAAGACCCGCCGCATCTACGGCGTCCTCGAGAAGCAGTTCGCGAACTACTACGAGGAGGCCACCCGCAAGACGGGCAAGACCGGTGAGGTGCTGCTCCAGATCCTGGAGAGCCGCCTCGACAACGTCGTCTACCGCGCCGGTTTCGCCCAGTCGCGCGACGCCGCTCGCCAGCAGGTCCGCCACGGGCACATCACGGTGAACGGCAAGAAGGTCGACATCCCGTCGTACCGCGTGCGCGAGCACGACATCATCGAGGTGCGCGAGACCAAGCGCAACCTCCTGCCGTACGAGGTGGCCCGCGCCACCGCCGGCGAGCGCACCGTGCCCGCGTGGCTCGGTGTCGTGCCCGAGAAGCTCCGCGTCCTGGTTCACCAGCTGCCGGTCCGCCAGCAGATCGACACCCAGGTCCAGGAGCAGCTCATCGTCGAGCTCTACTCGAAGTAA